From a region of the Buchnera aphidicola (Aphis fabae) genome:
- the rpoH gene encoding RNA polymerase sigma factor RpoH, translated as MTNKVQILSVTSLGNLDAYIRIANLWPMLSIEEEKLLTHRLRYNSDLDAAKTLILSHLRFVIHISRNYSGYGLLQADLIQEGNIGLMKAVRRFNPEIGVRLVSFAVHWIKSEIHEYVLRNWRIVKVATTKAQRKLFFNLRKSKNRLGWFNKEEIEIVARELGVSTADVREMESRMSAQDVTFNSFPDEDLKDGKNHLNMPYLQDKTSDFANGFERDNWDEHATHKLSNALLGLDKRSRDIIQSRWLDNNKKNTLQALANNYGISAERVRQLEKNAMKKLKIAIEN; from the coding sequence ATGACTAATAAAGTGCAGATTTTGTCTGTAACATCATTAGGTAACTTAGATGCTTATATTAGAATAGCTAATTTATGGCCTATGTTATCTATTGAAGAAGAAAAGTTATTGACTCATCGTTTACGTTACAATAGTGATTTAGATGCTGCTAAAACTTTAATTCTTTCTCATCTTCGATTTGTTATTCATATTTCACGTAATTATTCAGGATATGGTTTACTTCAAGCTGATTTAATACAAGAAGGAAATATAGGTTTAATGAAAGCAGTTCGAAGATTTAATCCTGAAATTGGAGTGCGTTTAGTTTCCTTTGCAGTTCATTGGATTAAATCCGAGATACATGAATATGTACTTAGAAATTGGAGAATTGTAAAAGTCGCCACTACAAAAGCTCAAAGAAAACTATTTTTTAATTTAAGAAAAAGTAAGAATAGACTAGGTTGGTTTAATAAAGAAGAAATTGAAATCGTTGCTCGAGAATTAGGGGTAAGTACAGCTGATGTTAGAGAAATGGAATCTCGTATGTCAGCTCAGGATGTAACTTTTAATTCATTTCCAGATGAAGATTTAAAAGATGGTAAAAATCATTTAAATATGCCTTATTTGCAAGATAAAACATCTGATTTTGCTAATGGATTTGAACGAGATAATTGGGATGAACATGCAACACATAAATTAAGTAATGCTTTGTTAGGTTTAGATAAACGTAGCCGTGATATTATTCAGTCTAGATGGCTTGATAACAATAAAAAAAATACTCTACAAGCATTGGCAAATAATTATGGAATTTCCGCAGAACGTGTACGACAATTAGAAAAAAATGCTATGAAGAAATTAAAAATAGCCATAGAAAATTAA